CGCTGTCGCGCCGTGGCTTCCTGAAACTTTCCGCCGGTGCCGCGGGCGGGCTGATGCTGGGCGCGGCGCTGCCCGTAGGGCGGGCGGCCGCCGAGGGGGCCGCCGAAGGGCTAGCCACGCCCTTCGTCCATATCCGCCCCGACAACAGGGTGGTGGTGATCGTCAAGCACCTCGACAAGGGCCAGGGCACGGCGACCGGGCTTGCCACGCTGGTGGCCGAGGAACTTGATGCCGATGCCGCGCAGGTCACGACCGAATTCGCCCCCGCCAATACCGCGCTTTATGCCAACACGTTGATGGGGGTGCAGGGCACCGGCGGCTCGACTGCCATGGCCAATTCCTGGCAGCAGTATCGCGAGGCGGGCGCCACCGCGCGGGCCATGCTGGTGGCCGCCGCGGCCGAGACCTGGGGCGTGGATCCTGCCGTCGTCACCGTGGCGGGCGGCCGGGTCAGCGCCGGGAACAACAGCGCCACCTTCGGCGACCTGGCCGAGGCCGCGGCGCGTCAGACGGTGCCCGGCGAGGTGACGCTTAAATCGCCCGATCAGTGGGTCTATATCGGCAAGTCTTTCCCCCGCGTCGATGTGACGCGCAAGACGGAAGGCAGCACGGGCATGTTCGGCATGGATGCGCGGATCGAGGGCATGGTCCATGCCGTCAGCCTGCGCAGCCCGCGCTTCGGCGGCACGCTTGCCACGCTCGACGACAGCGCCGCCCGCGCCATGCCCGGCGTGATCGACGTGATCCGCCTGCCCGACCGCGCCACCGTCATCGCCGAAACCACCTGGGCTGCGATCCGGGCGCGCGACGCGCTGGTGGCCGAGTGGGATTTCAGCGCGGCCGAGAACCGTGGCACCGAGGAGCTGCGCGCCGAATACGCGGCGCTTCTCGACCGCGAGGGCACGCAGTTCCACGCGGCCGAGCCCACGGGCCGAGAAGCCGCGCAGGTGATCGAGGCGGATTATTTCTTCCCCTATCTCGCCCATGCGCCGATGGAGCCGATCGACGTGACGGTCCGCTTAGACGGCACGGCAGCCACCTTCTGGACCGGCTCGCAGATCCAGACCCTCGATCAGAACATTGGCGCGCAGGTCCTGGGCATCGCCCCCGAGGCGGTGACGATCAACACGCTCTGGGGCGGGGGGTCGTTCGGGCGGCGGGCGATCTATGACAGCCACTACGTCGCCGAGGCGGCGATGGTGGCGAAGGCCTGGCTCGACGCGCATGGCGAGGCGCGCCCGATCAAGCTGGTGTGGACGCGCGAGGACGACATCCGCGGCGGCTACTACCGCCCGATGCACATGCACCGGGTCCGCGCCGGACTGGACGCCGAAGGCAACATAGCCTTCTGGCAGCACCGGGTAGTGGGTCAGGGCATAATGCTGGGAACGGCCTTCGAGCCTTTCGCAGTGAAGGACGGGGTGGACAGTTCCTCGGTCGAGGGGCTGGGCGAAAGCTCGCCCTATGCGATCCCGGGCTGGACGGCGGACGTGCATCATCCGCGCGTCGGCGTGCCGGTGCTGTGGTGGCGCTCGGTTGGCCATACCCACACCGCCTATGTCGTCGAGACGATGATGGACGAGCTGGCACAGGCGGCCGGTGCCGACCCGGTGGAATTCCGCCTGCGCTACCTTGCCGATCCCCGCGCGCGCGGCGTTCTGGAAATGGCCGCCGACAAGGCCGGCGCCCTGCCCGAGGGGCTGACGCGCGGCATCGCGGTGCACAAGAGTTTCGGCTCCTATGTGGCCGAGGTGGCCGACGTGAGGATGCGCGAGGACGGCAAGGTCAAGGTCGTGCGCGTGACCTGCGCGGTCGATTGCGGCGTACCGATCAACCCCTCGAACATCCGCGCCCAGATCGAAGGCGGTCTGGGCTACGGCCTGTCGGCGATCCTTCGCGAGGAGATCACCCTGACCGAGGGCGAAGTGGACCAGTCGAACTTCTACGACTACACGCCCCTGCGCATCACCGACATGCCCGAGGTCGAGGTGCATATCCTGCCTTCTACCCAGGCCCCCACCGGTATCGGAGAGCCCGGCACCCCGCCGATCGGCCCCGCCGTTGCCAATGCCGTGCGCCGGGCGACCGGGCAGGCGGTGCGCGAGCTGCCCTTTTCGCGGCACGGCCTGGCCTGACCCCGGTCGTAGGGCCGCAACGCCACGGGCGCACCCGGACCGGGTGCGCCCTTCCTTCTCATGCCAAAACACGGATGCAGATCATGCAGCTCAACACCAATTTCACGCGCCCGACGGTTGTCCACGGCAGCCGGCTCGATTGGGTGCCTAGCCCGGCCGCGGGGGTCGAGCGCAAGATGCTTTATCGCGACGGTGCCGAGGTCGCCCGCGCCACCTCGATCGTACGCTATGCCCCCGGCAGCGCCTTTCCCGAACATGTCCATACCGGCGGCGAGGAAATCCTGGTGCTGGTCGGCACCTTCCAGGACGAGCACGGCGACTATCCCGCCGGGAGCTATTTCCGCAACCCACCGGGCACTCGCCACAGCCCCGCCGCTGCCGAAGGCTGCGAGATCTTCGTGCGGCTCTGGCAGTTCCGCGCTGGCGATACTGCGCAGATCGCGTTGCCGCCCGGACAGGCTGAGGGTGTCCTCTTCGACGACGGGTTCGAACGGGTCGGCATCGAGACCTGGGACGGCACGATCCGGCGCGACAACCCGCGCGGGCTGGAAATGATGGTGCTGTCGGGCAGCCTGCGCGTCGGGGGCGAGGAACTGACCGCACAGAGCTGGCTGCGCCTGCCTGCCGGGCTTGCCCTGGTGGCCGAGGCCGAGGGCGCGGGGGTCTGGCTCAAGGATGCGCCGCTACAACACGCCGATGTGCTGCCCCTGCCGGGTGCGGCGGCATGACCGAAGGCCGCATCGCTGTCGTTGGGGCCGGGCTCGCTGGGCTGAACGCGGCCCGGCTGCTGTGGCGGGCCGGCGCGGATGTCCGGCTCTACGAAGCGCGGCCGCGCCTTGGCGGGCGTATCCTGACCGTCGGGGCGGATGGCGCACCCGGTGCCGGCTTCGATTTGGGCCCGTCCTGGTTCTGGCCCGACATGCAGCCCGAGATCGCCGCGCTGGTGGCGGAACTCGGCTTGGCCTGCCAGAGGCAGGATGAGGCTGGGCAGATGCTTTTCGAGCGCCATCCGCAGGAGCCACCTTTGCGCGTGCCCCATCCCGGTAGCGTCGCGTCCTGGCGGATCGCGGGCGGGACGGGGGCGCTTACGCAGGCGCTGGCCGCCGTGATCCCGCGCGACCGCATCCGCCTCGGCGCGCCGGTCCGGCGGCTGACGCGGGCCGAGGATGCGGTCGTCCTTACCCTGCCCGAGGGCGAGGTGCGGGCCGATCACGTCATCCTGGCACTGCCACCCCGGCTGATCGCGCAGGGCCTGACGCTCGATCCGGCACCCTCTCCGGGCGCGCTCGATCTGTGGCGCCGGACGCCGACCTGGATGGCTCCCCATGCCAAGTTCCTCGCCGTCTATCCGAGGCGCTTCTGGCGCGAGGCCGGCCTTTCGGGAGGGGCGCAAAGCCTGGTCGGCCCAATGACCGAGATCCACGACGCCACGAGCAGCGCGGGCGAGGCGGCGCTGTTCGGCTTCGTCGGGCTTTCCGCTGCCGGGCGTCAGCAGATCGGCGAGGCGGCGGTGATCGCGGCCTGCACCGCGCAGCTTGTGCGCCTGTTCGGATCGGCGGCCGCCGAGCCGCGGTCGGTGCGGCTGAAGGACTGGGCGGCGGACGTCCTGACCGCGACCCCGGGCGACCTGACTGACCCTGGCCATCCGGCGCCACAGGTCTTCGCCCTGCCTGCGCCCTGGTCGGATCGTCTGACCCTTGCCGGCAGCGAGACCGCGCCCCGCAATCCAGGCTACCTGAACGGCGCGGTAATCGCCGCGCATGCGGCGGCGGGCCGGGCCGCGGCGCTGTGCTCGGTCTGACCTCGGCCGGTCCGGCGGGCGCTCAGGTTCTGGCCCGCCACATGAACCAGGTCGGTACGAGCGCCAGAACGAAGATCGCGAACACTACCATGAAGCCGTCCTGAAACGCAGCGTTTGATGATTGGATCACCACGGTCTGCCCCAGAAATGAGGCTGCGGCCGGTAGGAGCTGCGTGTCTGGCAGCCCTGACGAATGCATCAGGCCGGCGACTTCGCGCAGAAGTTCCATCGTGGTGGTATTGTCGCTGGTTTGCGTGGCTGCAAAGGCATCGGCGTGCATGACTGTGCGCCGCTCAATGAACACAGTGAGCAAGTTGACCCCGAAGGCGCCGCCGAGCTGGCGGATGAAGTTCGATGCCCCAGAGCCCTGCCCCAGGAGATGCCGGGGCAATACTTTCAAAGCTCCTGAGGAAATTGCCGGGAACACCAGCCCTAGACCCACCCGGGAAATCACGGTCCACCAGGCAAGTGTCCAGAATGTCGTGTTGATATTCGCATCCGCCATCAGCCACGAGGACCAAGCGAAGATCGCCATGCCGATGCCGATCAGGATTGCGGCTGGAACCCTGTCGGACAGGCGCCCTGCGATCGGGAAAACGATAAGCATCACGAAGCCCGACGGCATCAGCAGAAGACCCGCTTGCGTCGGCGTCATGCCCTGGATCTGCTGGACAAAGACGGGCAAGAGATAGGTCGAGCCAAAAAGCCCTGCCCCCATGATGAAGGACACCACCGAGGCTGAAACGAAGGCAAAATTGGCAAAGAGCCGCATGTCGAGCATGGGTTTGTCGGTGTGAAGCTCCCATAGAATGAATCCTGCGGCCGAGGCTGCGGACACCATAAAGCCTACAAGTGTCATGTTCGAATCCCATCCCAGACGCTGAGCATTCGACAATGTGCTGAGGATGACTGCGAGAA
The nucleotide sequence above comes from Sagittula sp. P11. Encoded proteins:
- a CDS encoding cupin domain-containing protein, with the protein product MQLNTNFTRPTVVHGSRLDWVPSPAAGVERKMLYRDGAEVARATSIVRYAPGSAFPEHVHTGGEEILVLVGTFQDEHGDYPAGSYFRNPPGTRHSPAAAEGCEIFVRLWQFRAGDTAQIALPPGQAEGVLFDDGFERVGIETWDGTIRRDNPRGLEMMVLSGSLRVGGEELTAQSWLRLPAGLALVAEAEGAGVWLKDAPLQHADVLPLPGAAA
- a CDS encoding FAD-dependent oxidoreductase encodes the protein MTEGRIAVVGAGLAGLNAARLLWRAGADVRLYEARPRLGGRILTVGADGAPGAGFDLGPSWFWPDMQPEIAALVAELGLACQRQDEAGQMLFERHPQEPPLRVPHPGSVASWRIAGGTGALTQALAAVIPRDRIRLGAPVRRLTRAEDAVVLTLPEGEVRADHVILALPPRLIAQGLTLDPAPSPGALDLWRRTPTWMAPHAKFLAVYPRRFWREAGLSGGAQSLVGPMTEIHDATSSAGEAALFGFVGLSAAGRQQIGEAAVIAACTAQLVRLFGSAAAEPRSVRLKDWAADVLTATPGDLTDPGHPAPQVFALPAPWSDRLTLAGSETAPRNPGYLNGAVIAAHAAAGRAAALCSV
- a CDS encoding xanthine dehydrogenase family protein molybdopterin-binding subunit — translated: MLDRIIAGAVPAVRAAPLSRRGFLKLSAGAAGGLMLGAALPVGRAAAEGAAEGLATPFVHIRPDNRVVVIVKHLDKGQGTATGLATLVAEELDADAAQVTTEFAPANTALYANTLMGVQGTGGSTAMANSWQQYREAGATARAMLVAAAAETWGVDPAVVTVAGGRVSAGNNSATFGDLAEAAARQTVPGEVTLKSPDQWVYIGKSFPRVDVTRKTEGSTGMFGMDARIEGMVHAVSLRSPRFGGTLATLDDSAARAMPGVIDVIRLPDRATVIAETTWAAIRARDALVAEWDFSAAENRGTEELRAEYAALLDREGTQFHAAEPTGREAAQVIEADYFFPYLAHAPMEPIDVTVRLDGTAATFWTGSQIQTLDQNIGAQVLGIAPEAVTINTLWGGGSFGRRAIYDSHYVAEAAMVAKAWLDAHGEARPIKLVWTREDDIRGGYYRPMHMHRVRAGLDAEGNIAFWQHRVVGQGIMLGTAFEPFAVKDGVDSSSVEGLGESSPYAIPGWTADVHHPRVGVPVLWWRSVGHTHTAYVVETMMDELAQAAGADPVEFRLRYLADPRARGVLEMAADKAGALPEGLTRGIAVHKSFGSYVAEVADVRMREDGKVKVVRVTCAVDCGVPINPSNIRAQIEGGLGYGLSAILREEITLTEGEVDQSNFYDYTPLRITDMPEVEVHILPSTQAPTGIGEPGTPPIGPAVANAVRRATGQAVRELPFSRHGLA
- a CDS encoding DHA2 family efflux MFS transporter permease subunit, whose amino-acid sequence is MSMSQVDRFFERYGPAYKWYATGTIMVATISVVLSTTIVNVAIPAVMGAFGISAVQAQWISTGFLAAMTATMLLADWADRAFGMRLTMNAAMGVFLAGSVVGGLAPNETMLTLARVVQGAAAGIVQPLAMIMLFKVFPPDKRGAAMGIYGVGVVLAPALGPWIGGVLMDAFDWRFVFYLGLPFAGVAILLSNLFLPGREQTGPLPAFDFPGVAILAVFLAVILSTLSNAQRLGWDSNMTLVGFMVSAASAAGFILWELHTDKPMLDMRLFANFAFVSASVVSFIMGAGLFGSTYLLPVFVQQIQGMTPTQAGLLLMPSGFVMLIVFPIAGRLSDRVPAAILIGIGMAIFAWSSWLMADANINTTFWTLAWWTVISRVGLGLVFPAISSGALKVLPRHLLGQGSGASNFIRQLGGAFGVNLLTVFIERRTVMHADAFAATQTSDNTTTMELLREVAGLMHSSGLPDTQLLPAAASFLGQTVVIQSSNAAFQDGFMVVFAIFVLALVPTWFMWRART